The genomic region TTCACCATAGGCGGCAGCCTCAACGATTTGAGGATAGGGACGATATCTTCTTTTTTGCGCGATGGTAAAAGCTCGTAAACAGTGCGCTCAGTGACATTCGTCAATATACAACACATTTTGCCGTGAATTTGGATTTCGTCTATCCCCAGATATTCTGGCGTTTGAAACAACGTTCCCATTTTGTCGAGCGCCGTGATATAATTGTCAAATATACCACTGACCGTATTGTCGGCAACACCGACATCTTTAGCAACGCTGGTGAATGTCCGCTCAATTGCATTTTCTTGAATGTAGGCGATTAGGCGCTTGGTCATCGTGCCGCTAGAATCAATCTCAGCCATTGGTTGAGCAAAGGTGGCTCGGCAAGCGCGACACCTATAGCGCTGACGAGTAATCAGTATCCGTGTCGGTTTGCCGAGGGTAGGTACATCACGAACTTCAAGCTTGTAAGTTCCGTGCTTGTACAGTTCATCGACGACGCCGCACGCCGTGCATGTATTCGGGTGAATTGTGTACCTAGCTGTGACGAAGTTTTCAATCCTGATATCAGGGTCAGCGTCACTTACCTCCCAGTCTCGGAGACCAAGGATATTGCTCATTCGCCAAGCCCACCTGTCGCGATTATAGCACGAAAAAACAAAATGCCCTCCTGGTTCTCCCAAGAAGGCAATATACTATTTTTGAGCAAGCTTGTCAACACTACTTTGCGATTCGACATTCAGAATCGTTGAGCGGACTTCCACACTACTTTGCGATTAGCCGCTTTTTCTTTTGCGCTTTTTTGACCTATTTACCTATGTTATATATTACTGTATATAACCAATCCAAACAGAAAAGGAACCTTATCTTCATGAAGCCTCCGTCCCCTCGCCGCTCTTTCGCTCGCGCGTTCACGCTGATCGAGCTGCTCGTTGTCATCGCGATCATCTCGATTCTGGCGGCGATCTTGTTTCCTGTGTTTGCGAAGGCGCGTGAGAAGGCGCGCCAGACAAGCTGCACGAATAATCTGCGGCAGATCGGCATCGCGCTGGCGATGTATCGAAGCGATTACGATTCGGTGAACGCGATTTATCGGATGTGCCCGGGCCTGGGCCAGGGCGGCGCCTGCGGCAACACGAGCACGGCGTATACGGGAGCAGGGGAGCGGTGGTGGGCGCCGTACGACAACACGGTCAGCGCCACAGCGGTTGTTCCGGACAGCGTGTATGTGGGCGATAAGGCCGGGATGATTCAGCCTTATGTCAAAAGCCTCGCCGTCTTTAAGTGTCCCAGCGTTGCGGGACCTTTGCAAGTCGGCTACGCGATGAGCTACATTTCACATGGGCCAATGGGCAAGGCGGACGGTTATGTGGTCAACCCCGCCGTGATGGTCGTCTGGGATCACAACAACACGCCGGGCTGCGCGGATACGATCGCCGCGGATATCCCCGCGACATTCACCGGGGATTGGAAGCCGTTTCCGGCCGCCAAGGACACGACGCACAAGCACTATCCCACGCGACACAGCGAGGGATTTTTGGGTCTGCAATACGACGGCGCCGTCCGGTTTCGCCGATTTACTCAGCTCACCAACACGGACTTCATCGCCGACAATAACTTCGCCGCATGCGGCGTCTTCTATCCCATCCGTCCCAGCCAGAAGACGCCGCCCATCACGGCGACGCAGATGACGGTCAGCAGAAGCGGCGCCGGGATAAACGTGGAGGCCGCGACCATGGCGAGACCGCCGACCAGCGGCGCCGTCGCGCCCTGCTTTTTGCCGTAAAGAGCGTATCCGCTCCCAATCGTTCCAAAGAGCATTGAGACCAGCAGTGTATTGGTGTCCATGCTTTGGATTATCGGCGAAACGGCGTAAAGTATGCAGTGAGGACGCCTGGGTTCGGCGGCGATTAACGTGGATTGCCGACCACTCGGTATGACGCGAGCCGATAAACGACATGCTGCTTGGGCCGCGCGGGGTCGTAGATCACGGTCAGGGCGCCGCCAATGCTCAGTTTGTCCCATTGGGATTCGTCCACCGAGATTTTCCCTGTCACTGGCGGCCGGGTGGAGGGGAGCGGAGTGAATTCGTAGTGAACCGAGCGCCAAGTAACATCGTCGCTCGTATTCATCTTCTTGTCTGTAACGCGTGCGGCGATGGGAACGCCTTCGCGAAGGATACGGCGAACGGTGCGCGGCCATAGAAAGGCTGACCAGACAATCAAGGGCGCGCACGCCCACCAAAGGACGGCGCCGCACCAGGCCATCCAGAAAAACGCCGGTTCGTCCGTACTGAACTCCTGGAGAACGGGAAAGTAACCAGGAGCGGATGCGAGCGCGCGCACCGTGAGCGGCCGGCCCGGCTCCATTCCCGCGTAGTCCTCTTTGGAAATTTGGGAATTGCCGGAATAGGTGATGTTGTGATACTCGTATATATAGTCGACGCTATAGGAAGAGGATTCCGAGTCTGAATTGTCCTCTCGCGTCGTCGCCACCGCCGGCATGGCGACGCCATGGTACACGATCATGGTCTTCATAACCGCCATGGCGAGCAGTCCAATTCCGATCACAACATAGAGCGCAAGAAAAACATACAAGCATCCCGCGCCCGAAGGCGTTTTCCGTTCAATCCGCCGAGGCGTCGGCCCCAGCAGCTCCCGTTCCAAGCGATACTCTTTCGTCAAAGGCAGTTCCTCTAGCGTCGCCTGACGCCTTCACAAATCGCCCCCCATCGCTTGCCCCATCCGCCAAGCCGTCTGCGCGGCTTCTACTGGATATGACACGGATGCGCGGAAAGAGTTGCGGTCAGGCGCGATGTTCGCGCTGGAGATATTTGAGGGACTGCCTTAAATATGAGCCGACATTAAGATTCAGATGCTTCGCCCACGCCGGCTTCTCTTCACCTCGGAGAAACGCGAAGCGCGCGAGCGCATAGCCGAATTGCGGCTCGGACAGATATCCCAGACGCCGCATCGACCATCCTCGGTTGTGCTGCTGAAAGTTGACAGCCGAATTGGCGTTGAAGATCCCCATTCCGGAGTAGACGGTCAGAAGATCCGTCATCGGCTCCATGTACTCGATATCGCGTGTGATGCGGCCGTCGCCCAGTAAGATCACATGCGCCAGCTCATGCGCGATGGTCGCGATCATCGAGACGGGATGGTGCAGTTTTCCTCGCTCCAGAGAGATCATCATCATTCCCTCCGAGTCGGGCGGACGGTAGAATCCGCCCGCGCCCGACTTCTGACTCTCATAGTAAGGAATCTCTTTGCCCAACGCTTCATTGAGTTCGTCCTTGTCGTCGAAAAACTCCAGCGCGAGTCGATTCCGGTCCACCGACATCAGCTCACAGACTCGCTGAAGCGTGATTTCGGCGGACTCTTCGGAGCCGTCCCAGTCAAAGGAGAAGAACTCCGGAGTCGGGGTAATG from Capsulimonas corticalis harbors:
- a CDS encoding type II secretion system protein, which produces MKPPSPRRSFARAFTLIELLVVIAIISILAAILFPVFAKAREKARQTSCTNNLRQIGIALAMYRSDYDSVNAIYRMCPGLGQGGACGNTSTAYTGAGERWWAPYDNTVSATAVVPDSVYVGDKAGMIQPYVKSLAVFKCPSVAGPLQVGYAMSYISHGPMGKADGYVVNPAVMVVWDHNNTPGCADTIAADIPATFTGDWKPFPAAKDTTHKHYPTRHSEGFLGLQYDGAVRFRRFTQLTNTDFIADNNFAACGVFYPIRPSQKTPPITATQMTVSRSGAGINVEAATMARPPTSGAVAPCFLP
- a CDS encoding DUF3592 domain-containing protein produces the protein MTKEYRLERELLGPTPRRIERKTPSGAGCLYVFLALYVVIGIGLLAMAVMKTMIVYHGVAMPAVATTREDNSDSESSSYSVDYIYEYHNITYSGNSQISKEDYAGMEPGRPLTVRALASAPGYFPVLQEFSTDEPAFFWMAWCGAVLWWACAPLIVWSAFLWPRTVRRILREGVPIAARVTDKKMNTSDDVTWRSVHYEFTPLPSTRPPVTGKISVDESQWDKLSIGGALTVIYDPARPKQHVVYRLASYRVVGNPR